One window of the Bradyrhizobium sp. NP1 genome contains the following:
- a CDS encoding NAD(P)H-dependent oxidoreductase: MENGMRESKRPLILGVGGTPRGGSTTERALAVCLAAAAADGAETVMISGPDLMLPMYNPGQMPNTPEAERLVDLYRRCDGIVIASPAYHGSLSGLVKNALDYAEELRSSERVYFDGLAVGLIACAAGWQATGQTLAALRSIAHALRGWPTPMGAALNTSTKLFDDAGQCIDLSSRFQLETVGQQVVRFSRMSEAVIRLEQEIIR; the protein is encoded by the coding sequence TTGGAGAACGGCATGCGTGAGAGCAAACGACCGCTCATCCTTGGGGTCGGCGGGACACCGCGCGGCGGATCGACCACGGAACGCGCCTTGGCGGTATGTCTCGCGGCCGCCGCCGCCGACGGTGCCGAAACCGTGATGATCAGCGGCCCCGACCTCATGCTTCCCATGTACAATCCGGGTCAGATGCCGAACACGCCCGAAGCGGAGCGGCTGGTCGACCTCTATCGCCGTTGCGACGGCATCGTGATCGCGTCCCCGGCCTACCATGGCTCGCTGTCCGGCCTCGTGAAGAACGCACTCGATTACGCGGAGGAATTACGGTCGTCCGAGCGCGTCTATTTCGACGGCCTCGCGGTCGGGCTGATCGCCTGCGCCGCTGGATGGCAGGCGACCGGACAGACGCTCGCCGCACTGCGATCTATCGCGCATGCGCTGCGGGGCTGGCCGACCCCCATGGGGGCGGCACTCAACACCTCGACGAAACTGTTCGACGATGCCGGTCAGTGCATCGATTTGTCTTCTCGTTTCCAACTCGAAACGGTAGGACAGCAAGTCGTGCGCTTCTCGCGGATGAGCGAGGCGGTGATCCGTCTCGAACAGGAAATCATTCGATAG
- a CDS encoding biotin carboxylase N-terminal domain-containing protein: MAEILVDDPGAVRRSVLNRPFQKVLVANRGAAASRIIRALGELDIASVAIFSEADAKAPYLHAATEAFCIGAPPARESYLRADKIIAVARESGADAIHPGYGFLSENAAFAHAVADAGMTFIGPSPRWIEAMGHKTEARDLMRRHGMPVAAGSELLDEGGDIAAAARKIGYPVLVKPAAGGGGIGMIIAQDEASLSRGVERARSLATRSFSNGQVYLERYLARPRHIEFQLLADRYGAARHLFERDCSLQRRYQKVVEEAPAPALPRDALGAIADVATGILAGLGYDNIGTIEMLRADDGGFSFLEMNTRLQVEHAVSEMVTGIDIVKAQIRLAAGAAIADVLPEEVDVDGHAVEARIYAEDPQSFMPSPGRLERFRPCSPKPGLRIETGYAQGCEVTPFYDPMLAKVIAHGATRDEALDTLATALVDFEVQGVKTNIPFILRALRHGPFRAGAIHTGLAAEIAN, translated from the coding sequence GTGGCTGAGATCCTCGTCGATGATCCCGGCGCGGTGCGCCGATCGGTGCTGAACCGGCCTTTCCAGAAGGTGCTGGTCGCCAACCGCGGAGCCGCTGCATCGCGGATCATCCGCGCGCTCGGCGAGCTCGACATTGCATCGGTAGCCATCTTCTCGGAAGCCGATGCGAAGGCGCCCTATCTGCACGCGGCGACCGAGGCTTTCTGCATCGGCGCCCCGCCGGCGCGCGAAAGTTATTTGCGGGCCGACAAGATCATCGCCGTCGCCCGCGAGAGCGGAGCCGATGCCATCCATCCCGGCTACGGCTTCCTGTCGGAGAACGCTGCCTTCGCCCATGCGGTCGCAGACGCCGGGATGACGTTCATCGGCCCGTCACCGCGATGGATCGAGGCGATGGGCCACAAGACCGAGGCCCGCGATCTGATGCGGCGCCACGGCATGCCTGTCGCCGCCGGCTCGGAGCTGCTGGATGAAGGGGGCGACATCGCCGCCGCCGCTCGAAAGATCGGCTATCCTGTCCTCGTGAAGCCGGCCGCCGGCGGCGGCGGCATCGGCATGATCATCGCCCAGGACGAAGCCAGCCTGTCCCGCGGCGTCGAGCGCGCACGCTCCCTCGCAACCCGCAGCTTCAGCAACGGCCAGGTCTATCTCGAACGCTATCTCGCGCGGCCGCGTCACATCGAGTTCCAGCTCCTCGCCGACAGATACGGGGCCGCGCGTCATCTCTTCGAGCGAGATTGCTCGCTCCAGCGCCGATACCAAAAAGTCGTCGAGGAGGCGCCCGCTCCAGCGCTTCCCCGCGATGCGCTCGGCGCCATCGCCGATGTCGCGACGGGCATCCTGGCCGGGCTCGGCTACGACAATATCGGCACGATCGAGATGCTGCGGGCCGATGACGGCGGCTTCTCCTTTCTTGAGATGAATACCCGCCTTCAGGTCGAGCACGCCGTCAGCGAGATGGTCACCGGCATCGACATCGTAAAGGCGCAGATCCGCCTCGCCGCCGGCGCAGCGATCGCCGACGTGCTGCCCGAGGAGGTCGACGTCGACGGCCATGCCGTCGAGGCACGCATCTACGCGGAAGATCCGCAAAGCTTCATGCCCTCGCCTGGACGGCTCGAGCGCTTCCGGCCCTGTTCGCCGAAACCGGGATTGAGAATCGAGACCGGCTATGCCCAGGGCTGCGAGGTTACGCCCTTCTACGATCCGATGCTGGCCAAGGTCATCGCGCATGGCGCCACCCGCGACGAGGCGCTCGACACTCTCGCGACGGCCCTCGTCGATTTCGAGGTCCAGGGCGTGAAGACCAATATCCCGTTCATCCTGCGCGCGCTTCGCCATGGGCCTTTCCGGGCGGGCGCGATTCATACCGGTCTTGCGGCCGAAATCGCCAATTAA
- a CDS encoding MaoC family dehydratase N-terminal domain-containing protein, whose protein sequence is MSEVDRSLVGTQTAPFTVEVERGAIRRFAEAIGDGNPIFNEPAAAKQQGYADLVAPPTFATSFRLPKDPPWIANLDRRRIVAGETSFASVRPITAGMVLTCQMKLRAVEDKDGRKGRMQLLHQDLEGRDANGDLVFVSSRTTVYRSAEQSLA, encoded by the coding sequence GTGAGCGAAGTCGACAGGAGCCTGGTCGGGACACAGACCGCTCCCTTCACCGTCGAGGTCGAACGCGGCGCGATCCGCCGCTTCGCGGAAGCGATCGGGGACGGCAATCCGATCTTCAACGAACCGGCGGCGGCGAAGCAGCAAGGCTATGCCGATCTCGTCGCGCCGCCGACCTTCGCGACCTCCTTCCGCCTGCCAAAGGACCCGCCTTGGATCGCCAATCTCGATCGGCGCCGGATCGTGGCCGGCGAGACGTCCTTTGCGAGCGTTCGTCCGATCACGGCCGGCATGGTGCTGACCTGCCAGATGAAGCTGCGCGCGGTCGAAGACAAGGACGGCCGCAAGGGACGGATGCAGCTCCTGCATCAGGATCTCGAGGGCAGAGATGCGAACGGAGATCTCGTCTTCGTCTCCAGCCGCACGACCGTCTATCGGTCGGCAGAGCAGAGCCTCGCATGA
- a CDS encoding MaoC/PaaZ C-terminal domain-containing protein, translating into MISVPDLSTIELGSRFEAACGPVTTAQLVRYAGASGDFNPIHYDHHYAVGAKLGGVIAHGMLTMAFMCRALTDRAGPRGSVSRVTARFLAPVRPGDTVTTIVAVNSRREDTAQPGIDCDLAAFVGDRQVAEGKATIIWPDQEPARQDFGGIGERHA; encoded by the coding sequence ATGATATCCGTGCCCGACCTCTCCACCATCGAACTCGGCTCCCGCTTCGAGGCGGCCTGCGGGCCCGTCACGACCGCCCAGCTCGTCCGCTATGCCGGCGCTTCGGGTGACTTCAATCCGATCCACTACGATCATCACTATGCGGTCGGTGCCAAGCTCGGCGGGGTCATCGCGCATGGCATGTTGACGATGGCCTTCATGTGCCGCGCGCTCACCGATCGCGCCGGCCCGCGCGGCAGTGTCAGCCGCGTCACGGCGCGGTTCCTGGCCCCGGTCCGGCCGGGCGATACGGTCACGACGATCGTGGCCGTCAATTCGCGCCGGGAAGACACAGCCCAGCCCGGCATCGATTGCGACCTCGCAGCCTTCGTGGGCGACCGGCAGGTCGCCGAAGGTAAGGCGACGATTATTTGGCCGGACCAAGAACCGGCTCGTCAGGATTTCGGGGGGATTGGAGAACGGCATGCGTGA
- a CDS encoding thiolase family protein, protein MTRESQLEDREPVIVEAVRTAVGRRGGALRDWHAAALLAETLKAIVARSGVPATRIDDVVAGCATQVGEQAGNVGRTALLMAGFPVTVPGMTVQRACGSSQQAVHVADNMIRSGIAEIVIACGVELMSKTQGGNEDTKYGRRHPEELVRRFSMPSMGEAAERISDRWQLDRGYLDDLALRSHALATEATQEGRFDRQIVPVVAVDGSPLTRDEGIRADASREKLASLKTAFRENGRVTAGNASQVSDGASAILVMSARAAREFGLRPRARLKAQVVVGVDPELMLTGPIPATQAILKRSGMALSEIDLFEINEAFAPILGSWLKEIEPDLDRVNVNGGSIAIGHPLGSTGARLMTIMIDELERRGGRYGLQSMCCGGGLGTATIVEALS, encoded by the coding sequence ATGACGAGAGAAAGCCAATTGGAGGATCGCGAGCCCGTCATCGTGGAGGCCGTCAGAACGGCGGTTGGACGGCGCGGCGGAGCTCTGCGGGACTGGCATGCGGCCGCTCTTCTTGCCGAGACCTTGAAGGCGATCGTCGCCCGCAGCGGAGTTCCGGCCACGCGGATCGACGATGTCGTGGCAGGTTGCGCGACACAGGTCGGCGAGCAGGCCGGAAATGTCGGACGCACGGCCCTTCTCATGGCCGGATTCCCGGTCACCGTGCCGGGCATGACCGTACAGCGGGCCTGCGGCTCCTCTCAACAGGCCGTGCATGTCGCCGACAACATGATCAGGAGCGGCATCGCTGAAATCGTGATCGCCTGCGGCGTCGAGCTGATGTCGAAGACGCAGGGCGGGAACGAAGACACCAAATATGGTCGTCGCCATCCCGAGGAGCTGGTGCGCCGCTTCTCGATGCCCTCGATGGGCGAGGCCGCCGAGCGGATCTCGGACCGCTGGCAGCTCGATCGTGGCTACCTGGATGATCTGGCGCTGCGCAGCCACGCGCTCGCGACCGAGGCGACGCAGGAGGGTCGTTTCGATCGGCAGATCGTCCCCGTCGTTGCGGTCGACGGATCCCCCCTCACCCGGGACGAGGGCATCCGGGCCGACGCCTCGCGCGAAAAGCTCGCCTCTCTGAAGACGGCCTTTCGTGAGAACGGCCGCGTCACGGCCGGAAACGCGAGCCAGGTCTCGGACGGAGCGTCGGCGATCCTCGTCATGAGCGCGCGAGCGGCGCGCGAATTCGGCCTGCGGCCCCGCGCCAGGCTCAAGGCGCAGGTGGTCGTCGGCGTCGATCCCGAACTGATGTTGACCGGCCCGATCCCGGCGACGCAGGCGATCCTGAAGCGTTCGGGCATGGCGCTGTCCGAGATCGATCTCTTCGAGATCAACGAAGCCTTCGCGCCGATCCTCGGCTCCTGGCTCAAGGAGATCGAGCCCGATCTCGACCGCGTCAATGTGAATGGCGGCTCGATCGCGATCGGTCACCCGCTCGGGTCGACGGGCGCGAGGCTGATGACGATCATGATCGACGAACTGGAGCGCCGCGGCGGCCGCTACGGGCTGCAATCGATGTGCTGCGGCGGAGGTCTCGGCACCGCGACCATAGTCGAGGCGTTGTCGTGA